A section of the Spirosoma pollinicola genome encodes:
- a CDS encoding serine hydrolase domain-containing protein, producing MNVFRKYLIIILFTLIGHPDLFAQVNSVDSLVQAYVKEHQFSGTLMVQLKGKLIYQNSFGLANRSFDIPIHQHTAFRIASITKLFTSVIVMQLYQEGKIDLDQSIHTYLPNLTDEKSFQIKIHHLLNHTYGIDNIENRGIENIQNPYTVDELLSKYYNNPLKYSPGTHFEYNNGDFLMLGKIIENVCHRPYPEVLTERILTPLHLKETGILIDQRVIKQLASTYSLNPKTNQLYNDIPYYIENFFTAGAMYSTVDDVLTFANALLANKLLKPATLALLLTASPKLDSYGYGLWIRKYTVEGKTYTVAERPGRIAGANALLSHLQEEDLTIVSLSNTNATNHEHFHNEIRKSLGIRVW from the coding sequence ATGAATGTCTTCCGAAAGTATCTAATTATAATTCTTTTCACTTTGATAGGCCATCCCGATCTGTTTGCCCAAGTTAACTCCGTAGATAGCTTAGTTCAGGCTTATGTGAAAGAACACCAATTCAGTGGCACCTTGATGGTTCAACTTAAGGGGAAGCTTATCTATCAAAACTCGTTTGGATTAGCTAATCGCTCATTTGATATTCCTATTCACCAACATACTGCCTTTAGGATCGCTTCCATAACTAAGTTGTTCACTTCCGTTATCGTCATGCAACTCTATCAAGAGGGCAAAATAGACCTAGATCAGTCAATACATACCTATTTACCTAACTTGACGGATGAAAAGTCATTTCAGATTAAGATCCATCATTTGCTTAATCACACCTACGGAATTGACAACATTGAGAATCGGGGGATTGAGAACATACAAAATCCATATACTGTCGATGAGCTGCTTTCAAAGTATTACAACAATCCATTAAAGTATAGTCCAGGTACTCACTTTGAATACAACAATGGAGACTTCCTAATGCTAGGTAAGATTATAGAGAATGTCTGTCATCGACCTTATCCTGAGGTATTAACGGAGCGAATTTTAACTCCACTTCATTTGAAAGAAACCGGGATTTTGATTGATCAACGAGTCATTAAACAGTTAGCCAGCACTTATTCCCTGAACCCTAAAACCAACCAGCTCTATAATGATATACCTTATTATATCGAGAATTTTTTCACTGCCGGAGCAATGTACTCCACGGTTGACGACGTATTGACCTTTGCCAATGCCTTGCTTGCCAATAAGCTGTTAAAGCCAGCAACTTTGGCCTTGCTCTTGACTGCCTCACCGAAGCTAGATAGCTATGGGTATGGATTGTGGATTAGAAAGTATACCGTCGAGGGCAAGACTTATACCGTGGCCGAACGCCCCGGACGCATAGCCGGCGCGAACGCCCTATTGTCACATCTACAAGAAGAAGATCTCACAATTGTAAGCCTGAGTAACACAAATGCTACCAATCATGAACATTTTCACAATGAGATTAGGAAATCGTTGGGAATAAGGGTTTGGTAG
- a CDS encoding MbnP family protein, with amino-acid sequence MSLVLPKRLQAQLLGLSFLIASHIGLAQQPLSIAIQHAVGDQNLTTSTAFYSTATGETFRVTLLQYYISNFQLVRSDGSTWTVPQDSSYFLIKSAVPASQRIRLPNVPIGEYTGIRFMIGVDSLRNTKHPSQRKGCLDIGREANGMYWSWNAGYIFFKLEGISPQAPIDRTSGEREFAFHVGQFGGMSTATPNNTRLVSISFPEEPLTIRANGQAQLQLRADLRKLFDGQHALRIADHSHVMMQPAAIRIADNYSTMFSRQ; translated from the coding sequence ATGAGTTTAGTACTACCCAAGCGCCTACAGGCACAGCTGTTAGGGCTGAGTTTTCTAATCGCCAGTCACATTGGCCTGGCTCAACAACCGCTTTCTATTGCCATTCAGCACGCCGTTGGCGATCAAAATTTAACGACCTCAACCGCTTTTTATTCAACCGCAACTGGGGAAACCTTTCGAGTAACCCTCCTGCAATATTATATCAGCAATTTTCAACTCGTCCGATCCGACGGATCAACCTGGACCGTGCCGCAGGACAGCAGTTATTTTTTAATTAAATCAGCGGTACCGGCCTCTCAGCGTATCCGGCTACCCAACGTACCGATCGGTGAATACACCGGAATCCGTTTCATGATCGGCGTCGATAGCCTACGCAACACCAAGCACCCCAGTCAACGAAAGGGCTGTTTAGACATTGGCCGAGAAGCCAATGGCATGTACTGGTCTTGGAATGCCGGGTATATATTTTTTAAATTAGAAGGGATTTCGCCCCAGGCGCCGATAGACCGAACCTCGGGTGAACGGGAATTTGCGTTTCATGTTGGTCAGTTTGGGGGGATGAGCACAGCAACGCCCAATAATACCCGTCTGGTCTCCATTTCGTTTCCTGAAGAGCCCTTAACGATTCGAGCCAATGGTCAGGCCCAGCTACAGCTTAGGGCCGACTTGCGGAAGCTATTTGACGGGCAGCACGCCCTGCGCATCGCTGACCACTCCCATGTGATGATGCAACCTGCTGCGATCAGAATTGCGGATAACTATAGTACGATGTTCTCTCGCCAATAA
- a CDS encoding RidA family protein has product MPSKLYPAGMKRMATILAKALITTMPAWGPTKQAKQMEKRIINPWQWQDQLSYVQAVEVKQPVGTLYVSGQAAVHADGQSSTDDMKAQLLLAIQNLEQVVSEAGYECRNIVRLTIYTTSHEEFWPNFPIFQHWIAQHGIKQATTLLEVKSLTETLKVELEATVVK; this is encoded by the coding sequence TTGCCCAGTAAACTTTACCCGGCAGGCATGAAACGCATGGCAACGATTTTAGCCAAAGCGCTCATAACTACGATGCCTGCATGGGGACCAACTAAACAAGCAAAGCAAATGGAAAAACGAATCATCAATCCCTGGCAATGGCAAGATCAGCTCAGTTATGTCCAAGCGGTAGAAGTAAAACAGCCAGTCGGCACGCTCTATGTTTCGGGGCAAGCCGCTGTACACGCGGACGGGCAATCCAGTACCGACGACATGAAAGCCCAATTACTTCTAGCGATCCAAAATTTGGAACAAGTTGTCAGCGAGGCTGGGTACGAATGCCGGAATATTGTGCGGTTAACGATTTACACCACGTCTCATGAAGAGTTTTGGCCCAACTTTCCTATTTTTCAGCATTGGATAGCCCAGCACGGTATAAAGCAAGCCACTACGTTACTGGAAGTAAAGAGTTTAACTGAAACCTTAAAAGTTGAACTGGAAGCGACGGTAGTCAAATAA
- a CDS encoding viral A-type inclusion protein, which translates to MNPIRLFITILIGMSVVACQSKPTSEATTPPTDSMAQTASKPTSVADLEKQVLAVHDSVMPAMSDLMKLKKEVTQQLSELDKQPVSADIRLRQAQGKAIKAALDQADQSMMDWMHHYNGDTLAKLKEQQALDYLKAEQQRVDAMSQLMRKSINDAQAYLK; encoded by the coding sequence ATGAATCCAATAAGACTTTTTATAACCATCCTAATCGGGATGAGTGTGGTGGCTTGTCAATCCAAACCGACTTCTGAAGCCACTACGCCCCCGACCGATTCAATGGCTCAAACCGCGTCAAAACCGACGTCTGTAGCCGATTTGGAAAAGCAAGTACTGGCCGTTCACGATAGTGTGATGCCCGCCATGAGCGACCTGATGAAACTGAAAAAAGAAGTAACTCAGCAGCTCAGTGAATTGGATAAACAACCTGTTTCCGCTGACATTCGCCTGCGTCAAGCGCAGGGAAAGGCAATCAAAGCAGCACTGGATCAGGCCGATCAGTCGATGATGGACTGGATGCACCACTACAACGGCGATACGCTGGCCAAACTCAAGGAGCAGCAGGCGCTGGACTACCTCAAAGCAGAACAACAACGGGTCGATGCCATGAGCCAGTTGATGCGAAAAAGCATCAATGATGCACAAGCCTATCTAAAATGA
- a CDS encoding cytochrome c peroxidase, with the protein MSTRIIVLFLSTVLLLASAYISVENPYLPMPFPKPAHFPEPVYDFTKFPLTKVKIALGRRLFYDSFLSKDGTVSCASCHQQASAFTQHGHRLSHGINDSLTEHNSMPLMNLAWHNKFGWDGGIHALDLFPVSPLQHPHEMGENLVTVLDKLHANKSYRLQFLDAFANDEVRSDQLLQALSQFMLTLISANSRYDKFLRQENPNLTEAENQGRLLFEQKCASCHSGVLLTDLSLRNNGLKIIDPVDIGLAKITLKDTDRYKFKVPSLRNAAVTAPYMHDGRFNTLEQVLDHYGNNIAQSPTLDPLLSAPSNRGIPLTKGEKQRIIQFLHTLTDDQFLTNDQFAEPETEAMYLQRIDFAPATIHSELPRQLAPVEQTLRRLQTAVQSANTSLASDMAQQLKQILGQVDTGLMNEAQRAFFAEQLMTMNADADHIIRIKEVEHQKQHLDMLLKHEKLIRFAFKLTK; encoded by the coding sequence ATGTCAACCAGGATAATCGTTCTGTTCCTCTCAACGGTACTGCTTTTAGCGAGCGCCTACATATCGGTAGAAAATCCCTATTTGCCAATGCCTTTTCCTAAGCCAGCTCATTTTCCTGAGCCGGTCTATGACTTCACCAAATTTCCCTTAACCAAGGTTAAGATTGCCTTAGGACGCCGACTTTTCTATGATTCTTTCCTGTCAAAAGACGGCACCGTCAGTTGCGCCAGTTGCCATCAGCAAGCCTCAGCCTTTACGCAACATGGTCACCGCTTAAGCCATGGTATTAACGATTCGCTTACCGAGCACAATTCCATGCCACTCATGAATCTGGCCTGGCACAATAAATTTGGCTGGGATGGTGGCATTCATGCCCTGGATCTATTTCCTGTTTCCCCCTTACAACATCCCCACGAAATGGGGGAGAATTTAGTTACTGTGCTGGACAAGCTCCATGCGAACAAGTCCTACCGGTTACAATTTTTGGATGCGTTTGCCAATGATGAGGTGAGGAGCGACCAACTCTTACAGGCATTAAGTCAGTTTATGCTCACGCTGATTTCGGCTAACTCCCGATACGATAAATTTCTTCGTCAAGAAAATCCTAACCTTACGGAAGCAGAAAATCAAGGCCGCCTGCTATTCGAGCAAAAGTGTGCTTCGTGTCATTCCGGAGTCCTGCTAACCGACTTATCCTTGCGTAACAATGGCTTAAAAATCATTGATCCAGTTGACATCGGCCTGGCCAAGATTACCCTAAAAGACACCGATCGGTACAAATTCAAGGTGCCCAGCCTGCGCAATGCGGCCGTTACAGCTCCCTACATGCATGATGGTCGGTTCAACACACTCGAACAAGTACTGGACCATTACGGAAATAATATCGCCCAATCCCCTACCCTCGATCCGTTACTTAGCGCACCCAGCAATCGAGGCATCCCGCTGACAAAAGGGGAAAAGCAACGGATCATTCAATTTTTGCATACCTTAACGGATGATCAATTTTTAACCAACGATCAGTTCGCTGAGCCTGAAACGGAGGCGATGTATTTACAGCGAATCGACTTTGCCCCAGCGACTATTCACTCAGAGTTGCCCCGGCAGCTAGCGCCCGTTGAGCAAACGCTGAGGCGCCTACAAACTGCCGTCCAATCGGCCAATACCAGTTTAGCCAGCGATATGGCGCAGCAGTTAAAACAAATTCTGGGGCAGGTGGACACTGGGTTAATGAACGAAGCCCAACGCGCTTTTTTTGCCGAGCAGTTGATGACCATGAATGCCGATGCTGATCACATCATTCGTATCAAAGAAGTTGAGCATCAAAAGCAACACCTGGACATGCTCCTTAAACATGAAAAACTGATACGGTTTGCCTTTAAATTAACTAAGTAG
- a CDS encoding IS5 family transposase: protein MKQPYSSDLTASQWQGIKKLICVKRKSIWPLQRIVEAIFYLTKNGIIWRDLPEGFPPWQTVYWYFRKWSKNDTWILIANELTMNHRRKVDKNSLPTVAIIDSQSVKNSATATQQIGFDGGKLIKGRKRFLMVDTLGHLLWTDVRPANVADGKAGVLFWEQAEHLNPLLDDLVLMYADSTFGGHFKEQLETIYDMRVVISKTPIEDQATDSKLVIHKWRWIVERTISWLGNNRRLAKDYERTILSAQSFIWIAHIRRTIKYAIG from the coding sequence GTGAAGCAACCTTATTCCTCCGACCTGACGGCCTCTCAATGGCAAGGTATCAAAAAACTCATTTGCGTCAAACGCAAAAGTATTTGGCCGCTTCAACGCATTGTCGAAGCCATCTTTTATTTGACAAAAAACGGCATCATCTGGCGAGATTTGCCCGAAGGATTCCCGCCTTGGCAAACCGTTTATTGGTACTTTAGAAAATGGAGCAAAAACGACACCTGGATACTGATTGCCAATGAGTTGACGATGAATCACAGGCGTAAAGTCGACAAGAACTCCTTGCCCACAGTGGCCATTATTGATTCGCAAAGCGTCAAAAACAGTGCCACCGCTACCCAGCAGATTGGGTTTGATGGCGGCAAACTGATCAAGGGCCGTAAACGATTTCTGATGGTAGACACGCTGGGACACTTATTGTGGACCGATGTGCGGCCTGCTAATGTCGCGGACGGCAAAGCAGGTGTATTGTTTTGGGAACAGGCCGAACATCTTAATCCGTTGTTGGATGATTTGGTATTGATGTATGCTGACAGTACGTTTGGCGGTCATTTTAAAGAACAGCTAGAAACCATTTATGATATGCGAGTAGTGATTTCAAAGACGCCAATCGAAGATCAAGCTACTGATAGCAAGCTAGTTATTCATAAGTGGCGGTGGATTGTCGAACGCACGATCAGCTGGCTGGGCAATAATCGCCGATTGGCTAAAGACTACGAACGGACGATCCTATCGGCCCAAAGTTTCATCTGGATTGCTCACATCAGGCGTACTATCAAGTATGCAATTGGCTAA
- a CDS encoding alpha/beta hydrolase, translating into MKKWFLLTLSVLLPLLTRSQSTTQIVIGQIDSLASKILQEKRKIWVHVPDSYRQEGSAKRRYPVVYLLDGDSHFPSVVGMIHQLSTVNGNTICPEMIVVGIPNTNRLRDLTSTSGGGMIPSAADTTRLKNSGGGEKFTAFIERELIPRIDSLYPTEPYKVFIGHSLGGLLVINTLIHHPNLFNAYVAIDPSMWWANQKLLNTAQQVIASQQYAGKALFVGIANTMASAMDTLRVQADTSGATRHIRSILALNRLLKANGQTGLRYRGKYYNLDDHSSVPLITEYDALHFIFDSYRLKLTDQDYEDDNTGLADKMTTHFRAATRQLGYKVKPPESLVNELGSYMVSQKKLKKAESLFKLNVANYPASFNAYDSYGDYFVAKKDTVSAIANFQKALSLKEASATRKKLVALQAPSSTGPSPADKPKK; encoded by the coding sequence ATGAAAAAATGGTTTCTACTTACCCTATCTGTTCTCTTACCCCTACTAACACGATCTCAATCGACTACGCAAATTGTCATCGGTCAGATTGACAGCCTAGCCTCAAAAATTCTCCAGGAGAAGCGTAAAATATGGGTGCATGTCCCAGACAGTTATAGACAGGAAGGGTCCGCCAAACGACGGTATCCGGTCGTCTATCTGCTGGATGGCGATAGCCACTTTCCGTCGGTGGTGGGCATGATCCACCAACTAAGCACCGTCAATGGCAATACGATTTGCCCGGAGATGATCGTGGTGGGGATTCCCAATACCAACCGGCTGCGGGATCTGACATCCACATCGGGGGGCGGAATGATTCCATCGGCTGCCGACACGACCAGACTGAAGAACTCGGGCGGAGGGGAGAAATTCACCGCCTTCATCGAACGCGAACTGATTCCCCGAATTGACTCCCTATATCCCACGGAGCCCTACAAAGTATTCATCGGCCATTCGCTGGGTGGGCTGTTGGTCATCAACACGCTCATTCATCACCCAAACCTGTTCAACGCCTACGTGGCCATCGACCCGAGTATGTGGTGGGCTAACCAAAAGCTGCTCAATACCGCTCAGCAGGTCATCGCCAGCCAGCAGTATGCGGGCAAAGCCCTGTTTGTCGGCATCGCCAATACGATGGCGTCGGCGATGGATACCTTACGGGTACAGGCGGATACGAGTGGCGCTACCAGACACATTCGCTCCATCTTAGCCTTGAATCGCTTACTGAAAGCCAATGGACAAACCGGCCTACGCTACAGGGGGAAATACTACAACCTCGATGACCATAGTTCGGTGCCACTCATCACCGAATATGACGCGCTCCATTTCATATTTGATTCTTACCGATTGAAGCTGACCGACCAGGACTATGAGGACGACAATACCGGGTTAGCGGATAAAATGACAACCCATTTTAGGGCCGCCACTAGGCAATTGGGCTATAAGGTGAAGCCCCCGGAAAGTCTGGTCAATGAACTGGGCTCTTACATGGTATCCCAGAAGAAGCTTAAAAAAGCCGAAAGCCTGTTCAAACTCAATGTGGCGAATTACCCAGCCAGTTTCAACGCCTATGACTCGTATGGCGATTACTTTGTGGCCAAAAAAGACACCGTCAGTGCCATCGCCAATTTCCAGAAAGCGCTTTCGCTGAAAGAGGCATCGGCAACGCGAAAAAAATTAGTGGCTTTACAAGCCCCGAGTAGTACTGGTCCATCCCCCGCCGATAAGCCGAAAAAATAA
- a CDS encoding helix-turn-helix domain-containing protein — protein sequence MSRPKRCISLSDTEKLTLQEAIKNHPKYEFRRACQALLWSHKGFSAKEVAGHTEVSQHSVGKWLSAWQELGLVGLMRQKGQGRKP from the coding sequence ATGAGCCGACCAAAACGCTGCATCTCCTTGTCTGACACCGAGAAACTTACTTTACAGGAAGCCATCAAAAACCACCCTAAGTACGAGTTTAGACGGGCTTGTCAAGCATTACTTTGGAGTCATAAAGGCTTCTCGGCCAAAGAGGTAGCAGGCCACACCGAAGTCTCCCAGCATTCGGTTGGCAAGTGGCTTTCTGCCTGGCAAGAACTGGGTTTGGTCGGGCTCATGCGCCAAAAAGGGCAAGGCAGAAAACCCTAG
- a CDS encoding recombinase family protein, whose translation MRYIAYYRVSTQKQGRSGLGLDDQRQMVQRFLRPEDQLVQEFTEVESGRKKDRPQLQAAIQTAKQHSARLLIAKLDRLSRNASFVMVLRDSEVDFVACDLPDANTLTIGIMASFAQHEAEQISKRTRAALAQKKVRGFTLGKPENLTDSHRAQGVIAIKANAVSHPANRQASELIRLYQRDALTLRAIAERLNEHGFRTRYGKLFQSETVRRMLKRQDQKSE comes from the coding sequence ATGCGCTATATCGCTTACTACCGGGTGTCTACCCAGAAACAAGGCCGCTCCGGCTTAGGCCTCGATGATCAACGGCAGATGGTCCAGCGATTTCTTCGCCCGGAAGATCAGCTCGTGCAGGAATTTACCGAAGTCGAATCCGGACGCAAGAAAGACCGCCCCCAGTTACAAGCCGCCATCCAGACCGCCAAACAACACAGCGCCCGACTCCTGATTGCCAAGCTCGATCGGCTTAGTCGGAATGCCTCCTTTGTAATGGTCCTTCGGGACTCGGAAGTGGATTTTGTGGCCTGCGATCTACCCGATGCCAATACGTTAACCATCGGCATCATGGCCAGCTTTGCCCAGCATGAAGCCGAGCAGATTTCCAAGCGGACTCGGGCTGCATTAGCCCAAAAGAAGGTGCGTGGTTTTACCTTGGGTAAACCCGAGAACTTGACCGATTCGCATCGAGCCCAGGGCGTCATAGCCATCAAGGCGAATGCGGTGTCTCACCCGGCCAACCGGCAGGCCAGTGAGCTGATTCGACTCTACCAACGAGACGCGTTGACGTTACGGGCCATAGCTGAGCGATTAAATGAGCATGGGTTCCGCACCCGCTATGGAAAGCTGTTTCAATCTGAAACGGTTCGGCGAATGTTGAAACGACAAGATCAGAAATCGGAATAA
- a CDS encoding heme NO-binding domain-containing protein has product MKGIVFTKFLEMVEQTNGYDQVDSLLLTTDLPSGGTYTAAGTYDHQEMVGLVANLSQATHRSASDILREYGRYLFQTFVNTYHPFLEVAPDAFTFLSSVDAYIHVEVKKLYPEAELPNFTITRLDGSTLQMIYQSSRKMADLAYGLIEGTLAYYGEIAKIEQQALSPDGSRVKFLIIKANHL; this is encoded by the coding sequence ATGAAAGGCATTGTCTTCACGAAGTTTCTTGAGATGGTCGAGCAAACCAACGGGTATGATCAGGTCGATTCCTTACTGTTAACGACAGATCTGCCTTCCGGTGGTACATACACAGCTGCCGGTACCTATGACCACCAGGAGATGGTCGGCTTAGTGGCTAACCTTAGCCAAGCCACCCACCGAAGCGCGTCAGATATCTTGCGAGAATATGGACGCTATCTCTTTCAAACGTTCGTTAACACCTATCACCCTTTTCTTGAGGTGGCTCCCGACGCCTTTACATTTTTGAGCTCGGTCGATGCCTACATTCACGTCGAGGTCAAAAAACTCTATCCCGAGGCCGAGCTACCCAACTTTACGATTACTCGGCTTGATGGGTCCACCCTACAAATGATTTACCAATCTAGCCGCAAGATGGCCGACTTGGCTTATGGGTTAATTGAAGGTACACTGGCTTATTACGGGGAGATAGCCAAGATTGAGCAACAAGCCCTCAGCCCGGATGGTAGTCGAGTAAAATTCCTGATCATCAAAGCAAACCACTTGTAA
- a CDS encoding transposase — protein sequence MPPQTRVCAQEIIRTAYDPFYRRAVERQQSRRGKRMKRLRHQTVEPVLGSLVEYCGLRKVNVRGKSGAHKVMLMAAVAFNLKKYMKFTTKSTISQAIALKVEWSLASQDTFRGFELLFLN from the coding sequence GTGCCCCCTCAAACCCGCGTGTGTGCCCAAGAGATTATTCGGACGGCCTATGATCCCTTCTACCGGCGAGCCGTGGAACGCCAGCAAAGTCGGCGGGGAAAGCGTATGAAGCGGCTTCGCCACCAAACAGTAGAACCGGTTTTAGGCAGTCTGGTAGAGTACTGTGGCCTGCGAAAAGTGAATGTACGGGGAAAATCAGGGGCTCACAAGGTGATGCTGATGGCAGCCGTTGCCTTCAACTTGAAGAAGTATATGAAGTTCACCACTAAGTCCACCATCAGCCAGGCCATAGCGCTGAAAGTGGAGTGGTCTTTGGCATCCCAAGATACTTTTCGAGGTTTTGAGCTGCTTTTTCTTAACTGA
- a CDS encoding SCO family protein produces the protein MLNVYKAYKESPDVRILSHSIDPDHDTPAVLKQYAQELGITGTMWQFVTGDREKIYAIGENHYLVTAGKDATAPGGYIHSGAFVLIDRQKHIRGMYDGTTLEGTQKLIRDIDVLQHEQE, from the coding sequence ATGCTGAACGTCTACAAAGCCTATAAAGAAAGCCCCGACGTCCGGATTTTGTCGCATAGTATTGATCCTGACCATGATACTCCAGCGGTACTGAAGCAATATGCTCAGGAACTGGGAATTACGGGTACTATGTGGCAATTCGTAACGGGCGACCGGGAGAAAATCTATGCTATCGGCGAGAATCACTATCTAGTGACGGCGGGTAAAGACGCCACAGCACCGGGCGGCTACATCCATAGTGGGGCATTCGTCTTGATCGACAGGCAAAAGCACATCCGGGGAATGTACGATGGCACCACGCTCGAAGGCACCCAGAAGCTGATCCGGGATATTGACGTGCTTCAACACGAACAGGAGTAA
- a CDS encoding DUF4198 domain-containing protein — protein MKRIYLLLAFMGGCALWAQAHEFWLQPDTFFAQPGQVVTIEVLVGEHFNGERSEGKKNRLIQYAHWTEGAKKDLSSSLTEDHYGTVPLNVTKPGTHLVAFANTNKYLSMRADSFLLYLREDGLDPIIKARQERRETQIRSREFYRRCVKTLIQVGPVKPTDKTFSLDTGMPLEIIPLQNPYTIKPGDWAQFQIVFDHKPLANALVRYWTRPFTKGQELPDSKPQGLTEEQQRSDTQGRIRFRLKTGQNMISLVQMVPVTDDKLADWQSYWGSLTFGCR, from the coding sequence ATGAAACGAATCTACCTGCTACTTGCCTTCATGGGTGGTTGCGCCTTGTGGGCACAAGCTCACGAGTTCTGGCTACAACCCGATACGTTTTTTGCCCAACCTGGCCAAGTGGTGACTATTGAGGTTTTAGTGGGCGAACACTTTAACGGCGAGCGATCAGAAGGCAAAAAAAATCGCCTGATACAATATGCCCACTGGACTGAAGGGGCCAAAAAAGACTTATCCTCTTCCCTGACAGAAGACCACTATGGGACAGTACCCCTCAATGTAACCAAGCCTGGTACTCATTTGGTCGCGTTTGCCAATACGAACAAATACCTGTCCATGCGAGCCGATAGTTTCCTGCTCTACCTGCGGGAAGATGGACTAGATCCTATTATTAAGGCGCGTCAGGAACGCCGTGAAACGCAAATCCGCAGCCGGGAGTTTTACCGACGTTGTGTGAAGACATTGATTCAGGTAGGGCCCGTAAAACCAACTGATAAGACGTTTTCGCTGGATACGGGTATGCCTTTAGAAATTATACCACTACAGAACCCCTATACTATAAAGCCGGGCGATTGGGCTCAATTCCAAATCGTATTCGATCATAAACCCTTAGCGAATGCTTTAGTGCGCTATTGGACTCGACCTTTCACGAAAGGACAGGAATTGCCAGATAGCAAACCACAGGGATTAACTGAAGAACAACAACGGTCGGATACGCAGGGACGGATTCGTTTTCGGTTGAAAACCGGTCAAAATATGATCAGCTTAGTTCAAATGGTTCCAGTTACGGATGATAAACTAGCTGACTGGCAAAGCTACTGGGGTAGTCTAACGTTTGGCTGCCGATAG
- a CDS encoding DUF922 domain-containing protein, with amino-acid sequence MQKSDILFVIFFIALIDGKAQVVGTDKLIVDRKLSWQDFTGPVDPESKYAATTHWRVNYKYKVILVRGDTVQLDLQVTTLLKSNSWAVPSKQTDELLEHEQGHFNIAQLCALRFKKAVKNMILFKHNYAQTIDSLFKGAIAEANQLDVQYDEETNHHLNKGQQKKWNTKINEMLLNP; translated from the coding sequence ATGCAAAAAAGCGATATTCTGTTCGTAATCTTTTTCATCGCTTTGATCGACGGTAAGGCACAGGTTGTAGGCACGGATAAGTTGATTGTCGACAGGAAGTTAAGCTGGCAGGATTTTACCGGTCCCGTCGATCCAGAGTCAAAATACGCAGCTACGACCCACTGGCGGGTTAATTATAAGTACAAGGTGATTCTCGTTCGTGGTGATACGGTTCAACTTGATTTACAGGTTACTACGTTATTAAAAAGCAATTCATGGGCAGTGCCATCTAAACAAACCGATGAACTGCTGGAACATGAACAAGGGCATTTCAATATTGCTCAGCTATGCGCTTTACGATTTAAAAAAGCAGTTAAGAATATGATCCTTTTTAAGCACAATTATGCACAAACCATAGATTCCCTGTTCAAGGGTGCTATAGCTGAAGCCAATCAGCTAGATGTACAGTACGATGAGGAAACGAATCATCATTTAAATAAAGGGCAACAAAAAAAATGGAATACTAAAATCAACGAAATGCTCTTAAATCCGTGA